In Persicimonas caeni, a single window of DNA contains:
- a CDS encoding DUF7151 family protein, with protein sequence MLQTNRLSVFLIAAALAVGTAACGGSEGPQGEQGPAGEQGPEGPEGPEGPEGPEGPEGPAGPASLVETETVDPGDECENGGVRINTGVDTDGNGELSQSEIDAGSSTLVCSQSGGGACTDQVAINDITGTDQEYFEGIESETITIDYTSTSAVEFDFLGAAFDYTMGANDGEFTVTPQDIGGPFEVAIIATNDCSVDVATFDVDAVDPAVADVQIVHLFPQAGPVDIAPTGTTDAVTTLGYGSASADLTIDSGSYEFDVIENGTVLATTPSLTFDPGQDYTVVAYEDASGNLAVAQLTEDLTSPSPDARLSAFNALPANATIDVLRVADDDSTSALFSGVALGQASTTGTVTPPVYGLALDTDADGTADITFDTPDDLFEDGDIAYLHFAPAAGETILLVQFVDGETELVPADGASLFPLIPISFEMGSIPALFSTGGDADWTLDSTVASDGSTSFASGDIGDSSLTWAEITFDAPSDGTVSFDWKVSSESCCDELVYCLDPSGVCEDGTEDDYIEGEIDWTQVDVPVTAGSHTIRWAYDKDVSTSSGDDKGWIDNIRFTPAP encoded by the coding sequence ATGCTCCAGACGAATCGTTTGAGTGTTTTTTTGATCGCAGCTGCGCTTGCAGTCGGCACTGCAGCGTGCGGCGGAAGCGAAGGCCCGCAGGGCGAGCAGGGTCCTGCAGGTGAACAGGGCCCTGAGGGCCCCGAAGGTCCGGAAGGTCCGGAAGGTCCGGAAGGTCCCGAGGGCCCTGCCGGCCCGGCCAGCTTGGTCGAAACCGAGACCGTCGATCCCGGCGACGAGTGCGAGAACGGCGGCGTGCGCATCAACACCGGCGTAGACACCGACGGCAACGGCGAGCTGTCCCAGTCGGAAATCGATGCCGGCTCGAGCACGCTCGTGTGCAGCCAGAGTGGCGGCGGTGCGTGCACCGATCAAGTCGCCATCAACGATATCACCGGCACCGACCAAGAGTACTTCGAAGGGATCGAAAGTGAGACGATCACGATCGATTACACCTCGACCTCCGCGGTTGAATTCGATTTCTTGGGCGCCGCGTTCGATTACACCATGGGCGCCAATGACGGCGAATTTACCGTGACGCCCCAAGATATCGGCGGGCCCTTCGAGGTCGCGATCATCGCGACCAACGACTGCTCGGTGGACGTGGCGACCTTCGACGTCGACGCGGTCGATCCGGCGGTGGCCGACGTGCAAATCGTCCACCTGTTTCCGCAAGCCGGCCCGGTCGACATCGCCCCGACGGGCACGACCGACGCGGTGACCACGCTTGGCTACGGCTCCGCAAGCGCTGATTTGACCATCGACTCGGGCAGCTACGAATTCGACGTCATCGAAAACGGCACGGTTTTGGCGACCACGCCCTCGCTGACCTTCGATCCCGGCCAAGACTACACGGTCGTGGCCTACGAGGACGCCAGCGGAAACCTCGCGGTGGCCCAGCTGACCGAAGACCTGACTTCGCCCAGCCCCGATGCGCGCCTGAGCGCATTCAACGCCCTTCCGGCCAACGCCACCATCGACGTGCTCCGCGTGGCCGATGACGACTCGACCAGCGCGCTGTTCAGCGGCGTGGCCCTGGGCCAAGCCTCGACGACCGGCACGGTGACGCCGCCGGTGTACGGACTGGCCCTCGACACCGACGCCGACGGCACCGCCGACATCACCTTCGACACCCCGGACGACCTGTTCGAAGACGGTGATATCGCCTATCTGCACTTCGCGCCCGCGGCCGGCGAGACCATCCTGCTCGTGCAGTTCGTCGACGGAGAAACCGAACTCGTTCCCGCCGATGGCGCCTCGCTCTTCCCGCTCATCCCCATCTCGTTCGAGATGGGCAGCATCCCGGCTCTGTTCAGCACCGGTGGCGACGCCGACTGGACGCTCGATTCGACCGTGGCCAGCGATGGGTCGACCTCGTTTGCTAGCGGCGACATCGGTGACAGCTCGCTCACTTGGGCCGAAATCACCTTCGACGCGCCGAGTGACGGCACCGTGTCGTTCGACTGGAAAGTCTCCTCGGAAAGCTGCTGCGACGAGTTGGTCTACTGCCTCGATCCCAGCGGTGTGTGCGAAGACGGCACCGAAGACGACTATATCGAAGGCGAGATCGACTGGACTCAGGTCGACGTGCCTGTCACCGCCGGCAGCCACACCATTCGCTGGGCGTACGACAAGGACGTGAGCACCTCCAGCGGTGACGACAAAGGCTGGATCGACAACATTCGATTCACCCCCGCGCCCTGA